Part of the Cyprinus carpio isolate SPL01 chromosome A12, ASM1834038v1, whole genome shotgun sequence genome, CTCAACTATTTCCAGTTAAAAAGCACTTAGTATCACATACAGTGGAATAGAAAGAACCCAGTTGGATGCTAATGGACGGAAATGTTTATTCCTCTTTGAATATTTGTAAATAAGCATCATCTTTAGATGCGTGCATGTTAGAGAATTAATAAAGATGTGATGTAATAAATTACACCTGCCTTCCATAATACTACGTGGAAGTGACTATTCCTTCTAAGAAGTAGACGATGATGCTCTTCAGGGGTTTACAAATGTCCAAAATAATCATGAGCATCTCATCTGAGTGCATGAGTTTTGGGCTGAGCCGTGCGTCTCTCTTCTGTCTCTTGTAGGCAGATGAGCATCATGTCGAATGATCCGGAGAACCCCAAGAAAATGTCCCGGCGCCGGCGCTGCAGCGAGAGGAAACACCCGGAGTCTCCGACCGAGAAGAAGGAGCTGAAGGTGGAGAAACTCATCCAGGCCGAGACGACTGAGACGGGACGGGTTAGTGACTCGAGACCGCCCTCGCCTGGAGGACACGAACTCAACAGCCACACAAAACTGATTTCACAGCCAGATgcacataaaaattacaaataaattacatttatagcaCCCATTCTgacagatattttaatttttcatttcttaaattttttctttgttcatttctctctctctctctctctcttttttttgtaataatgtaacgaaattataaaatatttattgcaagatttttttaattaattcaattttaatttttaatttaattaatttagtgttttttaatgtctgttttccccccaatataataaaaagccccatattataaaatatttattgcaagaaaataatgaaaaaacaaaacaaaacataaaaatgtattgtaccCGTCCTGAAAGATTTttgtcaatattatttttatttcatttcttttttgtctttgttcttttttgtgtgataaaataaacaaagcCCCATATTATAAGTtattcactttaaaaataatagatgttaaaaatgtatagtaCCCATCCTAACAgatttatataataatagattttatttatttttttttttttttcattttaatttataatttattgaatgtttattaagttttcttttttgttttttttaatttttaatttcatttatttaggtttttttttttgttctataatagatattaaatctatatatatatatatataaatatttttttttttttttttttgtttaattttttaatttttgattttttatataaaatagttattatgagaagaaaatagaaatgaatacacaaaaaaatatgtaaatatatatatagtacccaTCTTGacaaatcttttaatttttatgctgTGAAAAAACCAGAGTCCCCatattataacatatttattgtaagattttattttatatctaatatatactATACGTATATATAGAATATGGGGCTTTGGTTATTTCATAGCATAAGTGTGGGGATTTAAATCAtgaaattgaataaatataatacaaatccGAACAGACtgcaaaaaattgcaaaaaacagggttttgaaatacatttagacTTGtcctacattttgaaaatagGGATAATAAATAATTAGCCAATAGCTGGTAATAAATATAGTTGTTAGATTAACACATTGCACATATTCTGGATGTCTATCACCTGCTTTTACTGACATCTtgacttttatgattttttttgtttgtttttctcgatttattgtcttatttttagattttgctgTTAACACCAGGCTAGTTATGTGAGCGGTACATGTGCAGTCTGTCTCATGCgagtgtgttctggtgtgtgtgtgtgttctgcaggtgAAGCTGAAGGTGTATTGGGAGTATGCGAAGGCTGTCGGGCCGCTGCTGTCGCTCTTCATCTGTTTCCTGTACGGCTGTCAGAGCGCCACCTCCATCGGAGCCAACTTCTGGCTGAGCGAGTGGACGAACGACGCGCTGCAGAACGGCACGCAGCACAGAGCGTCCACGAGGGTCGGGGTTTACGCCGCGCTGGGCCTGTCCCAAGGTACGCTCAGAGTCTCTGTTAACCAACCAAACACTCTAACACTGCTCCGATCCTTTCGAGGGACagtcacccaaaaacgaaaagcGGTTCCATATTCACTGGACCAGACACACATGTTGCCTCACTGGAATTAAAAAGGAGAAATCATAACAATAATAGATCATGTCTGTTTATAAACTGCATAAAACTCTTCAGTCTTTTGATACCTTTTTCtaaagaaaagacagaaattgCTCAAAATCTCGGCATATTCAAACTggcatgtcacatttatttacattaaaaaactataaaacatgaAATTGAAATGTCATAGTCAGACCCCCCCGACTGTGTGTCAAGgtctcataaaatattaaattatattaaatatattctaattatattaatttgattatattctaattctatatgtaattatgattaaatgtattaaatatgaaactattATTAACTGACTTTTTATGACAAGAGATGAactatatattgtaaaatgtgtggtgCAGCTCcttaaaacaatatttgtaaaTTAGTCATTCATGTGAATTAatgatatttcagattttttttttagctttaaattaatgcatttaaaacctATTGCATGTCAGGGAATTATGGGAATTTATTAAtggtcattaaataataaagttatttaattgACAATTTTGTTAAATAATGTATAGTACCCATCCTGacagtatttgtttttaatgttgttttaattattaatttcatgtgttatttttttatgtctctaTAAAATAACCAAATCACAAAAAGCAGGGTTTTGACCCGcatttagactttttatttttttgttaccatggttaatgaataattaattaatatgtataatatttaatgcattaatgtggTGCAATTAATTTTGCATgaaataatgtgttaaaatgattaatgcatttaacacattttacacataataactgactgcatgttttccatatttcatatattttttgtgaCACTGCAGCAGACAGGTAGTGATtgtataatatgaaatgttttatcagaTGTTTCAAATATGATCATTTCAAGAAATTGTACCCATCCTCTGTTGTGGAGGTTTATTGCTGACCATTTTGTCATTATGTGAAAGAGAGCAGCATTAAGATTCCTCCAGTGCTCACCGAGATCCAgtgctcttgtgtgtgtgtgtgtgtgtgtgtgtgtgtgtgtgtgtgtgtgtgtgtgtgtgagtgtgtgtgtgtgtgtgtgtgagtgtgtgtgtgtgtgtgtgtgtgtgtgtgtgtgtgtgtgtgtgtgtgtgtatgtgtgtatgtgtgtgtgtgtgtttgtgagtgtttgtgtgtgtgtgtgtgtgtgtgtgtgtgtgcgtgtgtgtgtgagtgtgagtgtgtgtgcatgtgtgtgcgtgtgtgtgtgtgtgtgtgtgtgtgtgtgtgtgtgtgtgtgtgtgtgtgtgtgtgtgtgtgtgtgtgtgtgtgtgtgtgtgcgtgtgtgtgtgagtgagtgtgtgtgcatgtgtgtgtgtgtgtgtgtgtgtgtgtgtgtgtgtgtgtgtgtgtgtgtgtgtgtatcccacAGTCCCCTGCAGGTGTGTGTAGTGTAGTGACGCTGTGTCCTCCTCTGGTCTCTTTAACACAGGTGTGCTGGTTATGTTTTCCTCCTTTACTCTGGCTCTGGGGAAGATCCAGGCCGCACGCAAGCTGCACCAGACCCTGCTGGACAACAAATTTCACACGCCCCAGTCTTTCTTTGACACCACCCCTATAGGCCGGATCATCAACCGCTTCTCCAAGGACATTTACGTGATCGACGAGGTCCTGCCGTCCACCGTCCTCATGTTCCTGGGCACCTTCTTTGCCTCTGTGTCCACTATGATCGTGATCATTTTCAGCACACCCATATTCGCGCTGGTCATTGGCCCTCTGGCCTTGATTTACTTCTTTGTGCAGGTATTTTCCCTTTTGTTGCAGCTCTACATGATTCTGGATGAAAGCGGATAACGAAAAAAGATCCCTTTCGAGGAGTATTTGAGCATGGTTCAGAGTCTAACCCTGTGGTTTCCTCcgatatactgtatgtctgtgtggCTTTGCTCAGACCGGCGGGAAAATCTGATATTcatgcacatatatataaaatctcacGAGAGCACATTTTTGCTCTTACActgcataaatattattttcttattttttaaaacatctctGCTTTTAATGAAAGTAGACAATGATTTTATTGAGGACTTGTTTAATAAGATCCTTctggaaaaaaatgttattgtatgCAAATTTGAgacatctttttcttttctttttttttttttttaacttgttttttatttctatcttatttatttacaattattattattattattattattattattattattattattatataaattcacTATGTTTctgcaataatttattattattattatttaattcactacattttggtagtaattttatcattattattattattattattattattaagtaaatcaTTATGTTTcttcaattatatttattattatataattcactacatttgtgcagtaattttattattattatgattagtattattattaatattttcaaataattcattatgtttctgcaaatatttattattgttattattattatataatttttctgcAATAATTACTATCTGTCAGCggggtaaaaaaaagttttcactttgaattaagtttatttttttgaccCTATTGgccttacattttttatatttttcttttacattttttcatgttttcatgtttaagcTTAAATTTAATTCAGTTGATACATTTTGATACAAAAAGACTTAATGTCTTGacttttgcagtgtaaatgtatcttgatttaagaattttcaGATATTTATGCTGTAAAGCGACAGAAATGCTGAGTAAGGAaatctttttttgcagtgtgtgtgctgtaaatagtaaataaacatcaGTGGTTATAGATCAGTGTCTGCGTGACAGTGTGTGAACACACAGATCTGATGTTATCATACGCAGACACTCGGTCCTGAAGATCAGATTTTGGCATGGCCTGAGCAAAGCCGTGTCTGTGTTATGTCTGATGTCTCCCGGCTCGGGCGAGAGCTTGCTTCCTGTTCCTCCCTCAGCGCCCGCTGCCACTTCCTGCTTTGAGTTCTGCTGCTTTCTGCTTTGACACTCACACTTATTGATGAACAcaaaccttcacacacacacacacacacacacacacacacacacacacacacacacacacacacacacacacacacacacacacacacacacacaaacacagggacTCTGGGAGTGTGTGTCGTCTGCGGTGCTTCATCAGCGCCCTCTGCTGatcaacaaacacacagacacttcTCCACTCATTTAATTATGAGTTATAAATCTAGTGATTATATACAGTTCTTAGTTCAATATCTTAGCTGTTGTCACAAATGAGATCTTtctactcagtatttttgtcttgttttccagtgaatatctaaacattcttaaaacaagattcatttacttgagaagcaaaattgcattGTGGTTTTCATAGTTTAAGACaagtaaataatactaataataatagtaataataataatagtaataataaaataaaaatctgccaaTAGTGTAActaagatctatctatctatctatctatctatctatctatctatctatctatctatctatctatctatctatctatctatctatctatctatctatctatcaattaACTCAAACATCAAACATTTCATATAAAAGTCTTAGCAGATAaaactacactactgttcaaaagtttgggttcagcaagatttttcaatgtttctgaaagaagtcctTTCTGCTCACCaggactgtatttatttgatctaaaatacagtaaaattgttaaatattattataatgtaaaacagctgttttctgtgtgaatctctgctaaactgtaatttatttctgtgatgcacagctgtattttcagcatcattactccagtcttcagagtcacatgatcttcagaaatcattctgatatgatgatttgctgctcaagaaacatttctgattattatcaatgttgaaaacagttgtgctgcacaatatttttgtggaaatggtgctatattttatttttcaggattatttgagaAATAGAAAGCAttgatttgaaacagaaatcttatgaaacattataaatgtcttaactgtcacttttgatcaatttaatgcatccttattaaataaaaataattcaaatcttttcttaccaaccccaaacttttgaacacctACAGTAAgctacaaaatataatttcattatttatttatttatttgatataaaatgtgAACGTTATATTCTTTTCAAAGCTGGATTTCTCACAAGCGCAGGCAGACAGCAGAGAAACCCGTTTTCTGACCTCCACACGAGTCTGTTTCTCTCCTAGATGAGGACGTACAGTAGAGTAGTGTGTCTCTGtcagtgctgtgtgtgtctgaagCAGCGGAGACTGACCGTGTGCTGCCCTTCTACAGGTGCGCTGGTTCTGCTCACCTGTGTACTGTGGCGGGTGTACAGTATGCTGAAAGCGGCCCGCGCCACGCACCTCCACATGCTCCACGCCGTTCTGAGGGCCCCGCAGGCCTTTTTCGAGGCCACCCCCTCGGGGCGAATCTTGAACCGCTTCAGCAAAGACGTGGACACGATAGACTCTGTCATTCCAGACAGTATTGATATCTGGATGCGCACTTTCTGGTCCACAGTGAATGTGCTGATCGCATGCTCTGCCCTCACCCCTGAGTTCCTCGTAGTCACAGTGCCGTTAATGCTGCTCTATTGCTGCGTCCAGGTAAACAGGAATAAGTCTGCTAACTCATTAATACAGCATGCTGATGCGTGTTGTTGTGTTCTAGCTGCTAGCTGCTGATTGGTTAGTCGTGGCTGTTCTTTACCCAATCACCTTCTTGAGTTTCTGACAATGTAGAGCTTACTAGAAACGTACAGTATACCACAAATACTTGtgctttagatttatttattattgtaaattatattaacagTATAGTAATTTGAGTcaaaagtgttttcttttattattattattgtataatttcatAAGATATATTGTTGctattattaagaatattaatgacaataataataataaattattgtaataattgtcAAATTATATACTGCTGctgctactactaataataataatgatgataattattattatggtcttattactattatataatttactgcaatcatttattattattattattattatttaaaaataattaattattacaataatttgttaaataatatactattattactactactactactaataataataatgataatattactaaatattattattatgattaaaatgtaattatttaaataaaaaatattgttatataaataacTATGCTATTgcaataaatttttattattaatattaacaacaacaataatagtaataatacattttagcagcaatttatttaattatttaatattgatactactacttatattaattattactgtatcgtttactaaattattattattattagttgtattattattgtaataatttattaaaagatataatgctgctgctgctactgctactaattactattattatattatttaataaaatattgcaatacattatcattgttatttttaatagtatgaTTAATATAATCAATGCTAaaagcagtagtagtagtaataataattattattaatattattattatataattgaacAAATTACGgcaataatgtataataattattattattataaaacatgtaTATGAATTTCTTAGTATTTTGGAATATAGTAAACAGTATATTTTCTGTAGCAACAGCAGCACTTTGTGCAAAACTTCatattgcatattattaatcataatatgAGAATGATCAGTTACTTTTGAAAAGTATTGAAGGTGGGTGAAGAACAGTCTTTTACTGTAGAGTTAGCTTTGCAGGAGTAGAAGTTAATTCGTTTGTCTTCTACTGAACATGGTTGTTTTGCTGTGCTGTATCTCATCATTTCATCACATTCATACTGTACGCTCCTCTGACACTAACAGTGCAGCTGTCAGTACTAATGCTAGCACACATACTGTAACAGACAGGGCTTCTAGCTTGTACCTGGCATGTagttattttaatgaaagaacTGGGGGTGTGAGGCACAGTAAGAGTCCACGAGTAATGTCCCgctgttaaagaaatagttcagccaaaCACTAAAACGTTCTCATCCTCAGTTCATCCGAgttcaggatgagtttgtttcttaatcagatttgtagaaatgtagcactgcatcagtgtctcagcaatggatgctctgcagtgaatgggtgccgtcagaatgagagtccaaacagctgataaaaaacatcacaataatccacaagtaatccacagcactccagtccatcagtgaacatctggagaagacaaaagatgaaacacatccagcattaagacgcttttaactcaaatacatagagtctataatccataataacacttcctccagtgaaaaagtgttctggtgtgaatcaggagagaaatctgcacagatcaagcagcgtttaaacagctctaaacaaatatgtgtctggattttgatgtgagagacaacaggagatgcactttttcactgcaggaagtgttattatggattatagactctatgtatttgagttaaaaacatcttaatgctggatgtgtttcatcttttgtcttctccagatgttcactgatggactggagtgctgtggattacttgtggattattgtgatgtttttatcagctgtttggactctcattctgacggcacccattcactgcagagcatccattgctgagacactgatgctacatttctacaaacctgataaaagaaacaaactcatctgcattttGGATGgcatacattttcagcaaaagtaaatttttggccgaactattcttttaactttAGGCTACTGATATCGTTGATTTAAATTCTGTTTAACCAGTTCAGATTCTAATTACAAGGGGATGACAGCATTGCGGTGGTAACAAAAATAGCTTTCATGAGGTCTGAACAGTGGTTGCGGTCTAGTCTTCTTTGATACTCAAGATATTTTAGGTACTAAACCTTCAATCTCTCATTGTATATTACATTGTGTCTTGGTCTTGCACCCCTCCCGATCGTCTTTTGATTTTACATACAGTCTCTCTTTTATGTATTGCTTAGGCTTTGCATGGCACAAACTGGCTTTCTATATTTTCTGTGCGATGACTGAGCGAATCTCTTGTTGCATGAAAccaaaaaatcaaatgcatttttttaaattctcactgatttcattatacagtacatatacaaaCTGAAGCCAAACCAAACACTACAACATTATGATGCCGTTTGATTCCATTGAAATCTGATCCCTTAATGTGAACattgttttgaaacatttgaatgttGAGAGTAGTTCATATAATGAATTCTGAAACAGTGAGGATTCTAGAAACTACACTAATAGATTGTAAATCAAAAATCAAACGTGATGTGGTTTGTCTGAATGAAGGAATGTTTGCATTATCTGGAATCACATACAGTTTTTGATAACAGTATTCAGGCTTCAACTTCTATCCTGctgtctttataaaaaaaaaaaaatgtttttgaaggaaactattcatcaaggatgcactgaactgatcaaaagtgcAACAAAAAgattctatttgaaataaatgctgttcttctgaactttctattcatctgtgaatcctgaaaaataaaatgtatcacagtttccacagaaatattaagtgttttgaacattgataataatcagaaatgtttcttgagcagcaaatcatcatattagaatgatttctgaagatcatgtgacactgaagactggagtaatgatgctgaaaatacagctgcacatcacagaaataaattacagtttaacacatattcacatagaaaacagctgttttacattctaataatatttcagaatttttacagtacttttaataaaaaaaggcagccttggtgagttaactttaatattttttcattgtagGACAGGTCAAAAATGATTACACAGAAGATTTTGGCCACCATAAAATAACTTGCATTCTTCTTTTAGACATTTTCTCTTATCACAAATCATTTAATTATGGATATAGTTAGTAATAAACTGACCAAACATTCCTATAGAGTTCAGACAAACCTGTATTATTAGGTCATTGTGCTTGATTGAAATAAAGTGCAATTTTAAAGCTTTAATTGAAAAGACTTGCCCAGAAAAAGCAAGAACTTCAGCTGAATCTTGAATGAAGCGAAAGTGTTTTCCGAATCCTCACTCATTTGTATGTGTATGAATATTGAAcagtcatatactgtatgtagtttcTGTTCTCTGTTCTTGTGATAGCTGATTGTTTATTTCTCTCCCTGATTTCCTCTGAAGAGATTTTATGTAGCCACGTCTCGGCAGCTTAAGAGACTGGAGTCTGTCAGTAGGTCTCCTATATATTCTCATTTTTCGGAGACCATCACAGGCACTAGTGTGATCCGCGCCTACGGCCGAAACACTGCCTTTGTTCTCTTGAGCGATATGAAAGTGGATGAGAACCAAAAGAGTTACTACCCTGGTATCGTTTCCAACAGGTAGGTTTGGATGCATGCAGAGAAATGTCCTCTTGAAAATCAGATTAAAGCACCATTCAGTCGTAACAGTGTTGTGTTTGGATGCAAACAGGTGGTTGGGGGTTCGCATCGAGTTTATCGGCAATTGCATTGTGCTGTTTGCTGCTCTGTTTGCTGTGATTGGGAAGGAGAAGCTCAGCCCCGGATTGGTCGGTCTGTCTGTGTCTTACGCTCTGCAGGTAAACTCACACTCATTACGTGCTGTATAAGCACAGGTCGTGTGTTCTTAGGATGTGGAAAAAAAGGTGAACTTCACAAATCATAATGCTGAGTGATAGATATCATCTGGAGCAGATTTTGTGTATTCTGATGCAGGAATAACATGCAGAGAAATATTTACGCTTGCACTGCCGAtgcttctgaaagaagtctcttctgtcaCTAAATTGCTTATTTGTTAACATCATTAATGTGATTGGATATAAAACGTCATGCTTTAAATGCAATCAGTaacttatttctaattttattttctttgatacCGCTGTGCCCGGTTGGAATTTACTGGGGAACTGTGTCAAAAAATGTCTCCTCTATTAATACAAATGCCcaaaaaaattcaagatatgattgctaaaaaaacaagaaatattaagTGAATTAAATGTTAGGCACAGTATAAATTTAACTTCAGCACTAGTTATTACgatttaaaacagctgtgttctatgtgaataaaacaaaaacaaacaaatgcagcctcggtCAGCAGAAGAGATGTATTTgaagaaacattaattattacaCACTTTTGACTGGTAGAGTTTGCATTTAAGCAAAGGGACTTATGATAGAGGAACATAAGcagttcatcacagagccaacaatGTTCACAAGGTACAATGCACATGTATTAGAAAAATAGattatgagaattttttttttgtgctgaatAGGTCACTATGTCCCTGAACTGGATGGTGAGGATGACCTCTGACCTCGAGAGCAACATAGTAGCAGTGGAGAGAGTGAAGGAGTATTCAGAGACAACGACCGAGGTACACATGCAGTATCATTCATATACTAGAATATTTAGTCAATTTCTGAGGATTAAACaactgat contains:
- the LOC109083546 gene encoding ATP-binding cassette sub-family C member 3-like, yielding MVDGRVSEMGSYQDLLKQNGAFAEFLRNYSLEDIIEDDEIIDLLLDEEEEEFPDDALSNHTDMVDNEPVVNEARRQFMRQMSIMSNDPENPKKMSRRRRCSERKHPESPTEKKELKVEKLIQAETTETGRVKLKVYWEYAKAVGPLLSLFICFLYGCQSATSIGANFWLSEWTNDALQNGTQHRASTRVGVYAALGLSQGVLVMFSSFTLALGKIQAARKLHQTLLDNKFHTPQSFFDTTPIGRIINRFSKDIYVIDEVLPSTVLMFLGTFFASVSTMIVIIFSTPIFALVIGPLALIYFFVQRFYVATSRQLKRLESVSRSPIYSHFSETITGTSVIRAYGRNTAFVLLSDMKVDENQKSYYPGIVSNRWLGVRIEFIGNCIVLFAALFAVIGKEKLSPGLVGLSVSYALQVTMSLNWMVRMTSDLESNIVAVERVKEYSETTTEAPWIVKDKQPPPDWPPKGNVEFIDYSVRYREGLDLVLRNISLEVKGGEKIGIVGRTGAGKSSMTLCLFRLLEAADGEIVIDEVKISEIGLHDLRSKLTIIPQEPVLFSGTLRMNLDPFEKYSDEEVWKVLELSHLKKFVSNQASKLELECSEGGENLSVGQRQLVCLARALLRKTRILVLDEATAAVDLETDNLIQSTIRTQFEDCTVFTIAHRLNTIMDYTRVLVLDKGKIAEFDTPANLLAQKGIFYGMAKDAGLV